In Malus sylvestris chromosome 16, drMalSylv7.2, whole genome shotgun sequence, the following are encoded in one genomic region:
- the LOC126607583 gene encoding uncharacterized protein LOC126607583 — translation MSSRAVEDDALAKAARAAEALYLLRDTYFPADPDDKISRLNADSDLALNLLDSIPLEQRKHPAQRAKYEYLRGKILDVLPNYRKEAEDHLSKAVKLNPSLADAWLCLGNCIWKKGDLSSAKNCFTLALSKGPNRQILCQLSMLERKMAQGTDNEAELVDESIQHAKEAVTLDVKDGNSWYNLGNACLTSFFVTGAWDHSKLLQSLKAYQNAEKDERMQSNPDLYFNCATVNRYLENYERALSGFEAAALKDPGLNATEEVQKIVSLLDRLDNLLRGHARSKRLLSLASSLAGVNLNSSYQRATVDILSEGLNKSVALVGKVLFFIKHDNVAPLYYLACDSNQICFVVSVYGIQYDSIKEGDQLTILEPFHRRFKFSWKEKFYEFKSFRVDFIEQLLVNGKALTPHQAVRTSIYAQHKP, via the exons ATGAGCAGTCGAGCAGTGGAAGACGACGCACTGGCCAAAGCCGCAAGAGCTGCCGAAGCTCTTTACCTCCTCCGAGACACCTACTTTCCGGCCGACCCGGATGACAAAATCTCCAGATTAAACGCCGATTCCGATCTTGCCCTCAACCTCCTCGATTCCATTCCTCTTG AGCAAAGAAAACATCCGGCTCAACGTGCGAAATATGAATATCTGAGAGGAAAGATACTGGATGTTTTACCGAATTATAGAAAAGAAGCAGAGGATCATCTCTCAAAAGCT GTTAAGTTGAATCCATCTCTTGCAGATGCTTGGCTATGTTTAGGTAACTGCATTTGGAAGAAGGGAGATCTATCTTCAGCCAAGAACTGCTTTACTCTTGCCCTAAGCAAG GGTCCAAACAGGCAGATACTTTGTCAACTTTCGATGCTTGAAAGAAAAATGGCTCAAG GTACCGACAATGAGGCAGAACTTGTTGATGAAAGCATTCAACATGCCAAGGAAGCCGTAACTCTTGATGTCAAGGATGGGAATTCATGGT ACAATCTTGGAAATGCATGTCTTACAAGTTTCTTTGTGACTGGAGCTTGGGACCATTCCAAACTTCTGCAATCTTTGAAGGCATACCAAAATGCT GAAAAGGATGAAAGAATGCAGTCCAATCCAGACCTATATTTTAACTGTGCCACT GTAAACAGATATCTGGAAAACTATGAAAGGGCCCTTTCTGGATTTGAAGCTGCTGCTTTAAAGGATCCTGGTCTCAATGCTACAGAGGAGGTTCAAAAGATTGTTAGCCTTCTTGACAGGCTGGATAATCTGTTAAGG GGGCATGCTAGATCTAAACGACTTCTGTCTTTAGCATCATCTCTGGCTGGTGTAAACT TGAACTCCTCATATCAAAGAGCTACTGTAGATATTCTATCAGAGGGTCTGAACAAATCAGTAGCACTAGTGGGAAAAGTGCTATTCTTTATTAAGCATGACAACGTTGCTCCACT GTACTACTTGGCATGCGATTCAAATCAAATATGCTTTGTTGTGTCAGTTTATGGCATTCAATATGATTCG ATCAAAGAAGGAGATCAGCTAACAATACTGGAACCTTTTCATCGGCGTTTCAAGTTTTCTTGGAAAGAAAAG TTCTACGAGTTCAAATCATTTCGTGTGGATTTCATAGAACAGTTGCTTGTGAACGGAAAGGCCCTTACTCCTCACCAAGCTGTCCGTACCTCAATTTATGCACAGCACAAACCATGA
- the LOC126607576 gene encoding vacuolar-sorting protein BRO1-like, with protein MASSASGTATHVMLAIFEKKTTQIDLYRPLRNYIAFNYSEREAQNLEDDLQTVKQLRSDVERQPDPSLTTRRDLLQNYFKALCLVETRFPISPDKDHINTVTFVWHDAFKNKQKASQQNIHLEKAAVLFNLGAVYSQIGLSYDRATVDGRRQASHAFIAAAGAFAFLRDNAATKASIGSSTTVDLSVECAGMLERLMLAQAQECVFENTIAKGSTPGVCAKISRQVGLYYEEALATCNAPPLNQHFDRAWISHMQLKAALFYAEACYRYGLELHEKDEIAEEIARLKSGISALSEAKKNTKGAAAQILDAISKLEVNLNRNLERAVKENDRVYLMRVPSLGSLPPLPAFSMVKPLAMSEVLDASKEKMFASLVPDSSAKALSRYTEMVDDIIRTQAEKLQQASELTRVRLKEMDLPESILALEGNFTLPTDLKEDVEAVQICGGPAGLEAELQQLRDLKRVNQEILVHIEELLQKEAREDAQFRSQFGTRWTRPQSSTLTKNLQDRLNRFAGNLKQAADSDARIERSVREHSALMSILDRRPIESALPTLARPIMSLDANEDAILGALKQSLRQLETLGAQRAGLEDMLKEMKRKDDILPKLMTSTGSYEDLFRKEISKYDNISEDIAHNIEAQEQLLLQIQAQNDEFAAIFNLEDYKASREKCYKQIQAAIAKFREIKENINEGLKFYVTLQDAITNVKQQCSDFVMTRNIQCKEMIEDVHKQMAGLSFQDNKTTGAYDNNYPSVGHQAQRSGSQQPTDPRSQTPPYYHPPEQPAMAGYSHPPPYSSTQQMPSPYIVPPQPTSPYAPQAGSPYPPPQAGSPYPPPHTQQQPPANHDYGQPAYPGWRGPYYNAHAQQPGSHPRPPYTIPGQYRPPQQGGYYSQQ; from the exons ATGGCGTCTTCCGCCTCCGGTACCGCCACCCACGTCATGCTCGCAATCTTCGAGAAGAAGACGACCCAAATCGACCTCTACCGCCCTCTCCGCAATTACATCGCCTTCAACTACTCCGAGCGCGAAGCCCAGAACCTCGAAGACGACCTCCAAACCGTCAAACAGCTTCGCTCCGACGTCGAGCGCCAACCCGACCCATCGCTCACCACCCGCCGCGACCTGCTCCAAAATTACTTTAAAGCCCTCTGCCTCGTCGAGACCCGCTTCCCCATCTCGCCGGACAAGGATCACATCAACACCGTCACCTTCGTCTGGCACGACGCCTTCAAGAACAAGCAGAAGGCTTCCCAGCAGAACATCCACCTGGAAAAGGCCGCCGTTTTGTTCAATTTGGGGGCCGTGTACAGTCAGATTGGGCTCTCCTACGATCGCGCGACCGTCGACGGTCGACGGCAGGCGTCGCACGCGTTTATTGCGGCGGCTGGGGCATTCGCATTTCTGAGGGACAATGCGGCGACCAAGGCGTCGATTGGGAGCTCCACGACGGTGGATTTGTCGGTGGAGTGCGCTGGGATGCTGGAGAGGCTGATGCTGGCTCAGGCCCAAGAGTGCGTCTTTGAGAATACGATTGCCAAAGGGAGCACGCCGGGTGTTTGCGCCAAGATCTCGAGGCAG GTTGGGCTGTATTACGAGGAAGCTTTAGCGACATGTAATGCTCCGCCCTTGAACCAGCATTTTGACAGGGCCTGGATATCACACATGCAGTTAAAGGCAGCTCTCTTTTATGCAGAAGCTTGCTATAGGTATGGTCTAGAGTTGCATGAGAAAGATGAGATTGCAGAAGAAATTGCACGGTTAAAGAGTGGGATCAGTGCTTTGTCTGAGGCTAAGAAAAACACAAAGGGGGCTGCTGCACAGATTCTGGACGCAATTAGCAAGTTAGAGGTCAATCTGAACCGTAACCTGGAGAGGGCTGTGAAGGAGAATGATAGAGTTTATCTCATGAGGGTTCCTTCCCTTGGTTCCTTACCACCTCTTCCGGCATTTTCCATGGTGAAGCCTTTGGCAATGAGCGAGGTCCTGGATGCGAGCAAGGAGAAGATGTTTGCCAGTCTTGTTCCAGACAGTAGTGCAAAAGCTCTTTCTAGGTACACTGAAATGGTTGATGACATTATCAGAACACAAGCAGAGAAGTTACAACAAGCCAGTGAACTGACCAGAGTAAGGCTTAAGGAAATGGACCTTCCGGAGTCTATTCTTGCCTTGGAAGGGAATTTTACTCTTCCTACAGATCTTAAAGAAGATGTGGAGGCAGTGCAGATATGTGGAGGTCCTGCTGGTTTGGAAGCTGAGTTACAGCAGCTTAGGGATTTGAAAAGAGTAAACCAGGAAATTTTGGTACATATTGAGGAACTCTTGCAGAAAGAAGCCAGAGAAGATGCTCAGTTTAGAAGCCAATTTGGAACCCGGTGGACGAGGCCGCAGTCAAGTACTCTGACAAAGAACTTACAGGATAGGCTAAATAGGTTTGCAGGCAACTTGAAGCAAGCTGCAGATAGTGATGCTCGGATTGAGCGCTCGGTCCGAGAACATTCAGCTCTCATGTCAATCCTTGATCGTCGTCCG ATTGAATCTGCCCTCCCAACTCTGGCTAGGCCAATAATGTCTTTGGATGCCAATGAAGATGCTATTTTGGGGGCCCTGAAGCAGAGCTTG AGGCAACTGGAAACCCTTGGTGCTCAACGAGCTGGTCTTGAAGACATGCTTAAAGAGATGAAAAGAAAG GATGATATACTTCCTAAGTTGATGACGTCAACCGGCTCCTATGAGGATCTTTTCAGGAAGGAGATATCTAAATATGATAATATAAGTGAAGACATTGCCCATAATATTGAGGCACAAGAACAATTATTGCTGCAAATCCAG gcccaaaatgatgagtttgctGCAATCTTCAATCTAGAAGATTATAAAG CATCTCGTGAGAAATGTTACAAGCAGATTCAAGCTGCCATAGCAAAGTTCCGCGAAATTAAGGAGAATATAAATGAGGGCTTAAAGTTCTACGTTACTCTTCAG GATGCAATAACGAATGTAAAGCAGCAGTGCAGTGACTTTGTGATGACTAGAAACATCCAGTGCAAGGAAATGATTGAAGATGTGCACAAACAAATGGCAGGCCTCAGTTTCCAGGATAACAAAACCACAGGTGCATACGACAACAACTATCCTTCTGTGGGACATCAAGCTCAGAGATCTGGTTCACAGCAGCCAACAGATCCTCGTTCTCAAACACCACCGTACTACCATCCTCCTGAGCAGCCAGCAATGGCTGGATATTCTCACCCTCCCCCCTATAGCTCAACGCAGCAGATGCCATCTCCTTACATTGTGCCACCTCAACCTACCAGTCCATACGCTCCTCAAGCTGGTAGTCCATACCCACCTCCTCAAGCTGGTAGTCCTTACCCACCTCCACACACCCAGCAACAGCCACCTGCAAACCATGACTATGGTCAACCTGCATATCCAGGGTGGAGGGGTCCATACTACAATGCCCATGCACAACAACCCGGATCGCACCCTCGACCTCCTTACACCATTCCAGGTCAATACCGTCCTCCGCAACAGGGTGGTTACTATAGCCAACAATAG